Proteins encoded within one genomic window of Pygocentrus nattereri isolate fPygNat1 chromosome 7, fPygNat1.pri, whole genome shotgun sequence:
- the grk7b gene encoding rhodopsin kinase grk7-b, translated as MCDMGGLENLVANTAYLNAQGGDDKELRRRRRSLLLPRPEQCAAIRSSIPLDFEQVCERQPIGKKLFRQFLLASKPEYTAAAEFLDELNEWDLEESGSKDKARQNIMNKFCRAESNSFLSYLSGDVTDKCKAVSEKDFDEVMMGKVKDATKKFLKGKPFTEFHSSLFFDRFVQWKAYEKQPISEKYFYEFRTLGKGGFGEVCAVQVKNTGHMYACKKLDKKHLKKKGGGAMSMLEKRILEKVNSRFLVNLAYAFDTTTHLCLVMSLMTGGDLKYHIYNMGERGIEPNRVIYYTAQITVGLLHLHAMDIVYRDMKPENVLLDSQGQCRLSDLGLAVELPSGKTICQKAGTSGYMAPEILKEEPYRMSVDWWALGCSIYEMVAGRLPFKDYKEKVQKEEVARRTLEDECKFEHKGFDAASKDIISLFLKKKPEERLGCNGDDLRKHEFFKSISFPRLEAGLIKPPWVPKPNVVYAKDMGDIRDFSEVKGVEFDSNDEKFFKEFSTGAVSIPWQQEMIDSGLFDELNDPNRKESSWGLKENKQSKSCTLL; from the exons ATGTGTGACATGGGGGGGCTTGAGAACCTGGTGGCCAACACGGCCTACCTGAATGCCCAAGGTGGAGATGACAAAGAATTGAGGAGACGCCGGCGGAGCCTCCTCTTGCCCAGACCTGAGCAGTGTGCGGCAATTCGTTCATCCATTCCCCTTGACTTTGAGCAGGTTTGTGAAAGGCAGCCCATCGGGAAGAAGCTCTTCAGACAGTTCCTCCTGGCCTCCAAGCCAGAGTACACAGCTGCGGCTGAATTCCTGGATGAACTGAATGAGTGGGACCTGGAAGAGTCGGGATCGAAGGACAAAGCCAGGCAAAACATTATGAACAAGTTCTGTAGAGCTGAATCCAACAGCTTCCTCTCCTACTTAAGCGGAGATGTGACGGATAAATGCAAGGCAGTTTCAGAGAAGGACTTTGATGAGGTCATGATGGGGAAAGTGAAGGATGCCACTAAGAAGTTCCTGAAGGGGAAACCTTTCACGGAGTTCCACTCCAGCTTGTTCTTTGACAGGTTTGTCCAGTGGAAGGCATATGAGAAGCAACCAATTTCAGAGAAGTACTTTTATGAGTTCAGGACTCTAGGAAAAGGAGGGTTTGGTGAG GTTTGCGCAGTGCAGGTTAAGAACACAGGCCACATGTACGCCTGCAAGAAGCTGGACAAAAAGCATCTGAAGAAGAAAGGTGGGGGGGCGATGTCCATGCTGGAGAAGCGCATCCTGGAGAAGGTGAACAGCCGTTTTCTGGTCAACTTGGCATACGCGTTTGACACCACGACCCACCTGTGCCTGGTCATGAGTCTGATGACCGGAGGGGACCTAAAGTATCACATCTATAACATGGGTGAGCGAGGAATTGAGCCGAACCGCGTCATCTACTACACGGCTCAGATCACTGTTGGCCTCCTGCACCTCCATGCCATGGACATCGTCTACCGGGACATGAAGCCAGAGAATGTGCTGCTGGACAGTCAGGGCCAGTGCCGGCTGTCGGACCTTGGCCTCGCCGTGGAGCTGCCCAGTGGGAAAACTATCTGTCAGAAG GCTGGCACCAGTGGGTACATGGCTCCTGAGATTTTGAAAGAGGAGCCATATCGTATGTCAGTGGACTGGTGGGCCTTGGGATGCAGCATCTACGAGATGGTTGCAGGCCGACTCCCCTTTAAGGATTACAAAGAGAAGGTCCAGAAGGAAGAGGTAGCACGGAGGACACTGGAGGATGAATGTAAGTTTGAACATAAGGGCTTTGATGCTGCGTCTAAGGACATAATCAGCCTTTTCCTGAAGAAGAAACCAGAAGAACGACTAGGCTGCAA TGGGGATGACCTTCGAAAGCATGAGTTCTTCAAATCCATCAGCTTTCCTCGTCTGGAGGCGGGGCTTATCAAGCCTCCCTGGGTGCCCAAGCCCAACGTCGTCTATGCCAAAGACATGGGAGACATACGGGACTTCTCTGAGGTCAAAGGGGTCGAGTTTGACAGCAATGATGAAAAGTTTTTCAAAGAGTTCAGCACTGGTGCAGTGTCAATTCCGTGGCAACAGGAGATGATTGACAGTGGACTGTTTGACGAGCTTAATGACCCAAACAGGAAAGAGTCAAGTTGGGGACTTAAGGAAAATAAGCAATCAAAATCTTGCACTCTTCTTTGA